The following proteins are encoded in a genomic region of Enterocloster clostridioformis:
- the argB gene encoding acetylglutamate kinase produces the protein MNLEPMQKAAVLIEALPYIQRFNRKIVVVKYGGSAMVDEELKKKVIQDVVLLKLVGFKPIIVHGGGKEISRWVGKVGMEARFKNGLRVTDEPTMEIAEMVLNKVNKSLVQLVSELGINAVGISGKDGMMLKCHKKYAGGEDIGFVGDVEEVNPKIIYDLLEKDFLPIICPIGFDEDFLSYNINADDAACAIATAVEAEKLAFLTDVEGVYKDYEDKSSLISEMTVEEAQNFVDSGMLGGGMLPKLQNCINAIKNGVSRVHILDGRIPHCLLLEIFTDKGIGTAIYNSEEDERYYHG, from the coding sequence ATGAATTTGGAACCGATGCAGAAGGCGGCCGTGCTCATTGAGGCACTGCCCTATATCCAGCGTTTTAACAGGAAAATCGTGGTGGTGAAATACGGCGGAAGCGCCATGGTGGATGAGGAGTTAAAGAAAAAGGTCATTCAGGATGTGGTGCTCCTTAAGCTGGTAGGCTTTAAGCCCATCATTGTGCACGGAGGCGGGAAGGAGATCAGCCGCTGGGTTGGCAAGGTGGGGATGGAGGCCCGGTTTAAGAACGGACTCAGAGTTACGGATGAACCCACCATGGAGATTGCCGAGATGGTCCTTAATAAAGTGAATAAGAGCCTGGTACAGCTGGTCAGTGAGCTGGGCATCAATGCGGTGGGAATCAGCGGCAAGGACGGCATGATGCTTAAATGCCATAAGAAATACGCCGGCGGCGAGGACATCGGGTTTGTGGGAGATGTGGAGGAGGTGAATCCCAAAATCATATATGATTTGCTGGAAAAGGATTTTCTGCCCATCATCTGCCCCATTGGTTTTGACGAGGACTTCCTGAGCTATAACATCAATGCGGATGACGCGGCCTGCGCCATTGCCACGGCGGTGGAGGCAGAAAAGCTGGCCTTCCTCACGGATGTGGAGGGCGTTTATAAGGACTACGAGGATAAGTCCTCCCTCATATCCGAGATGACGGTGGAGGAGGCCCAGAACTTTGTGGACAGCGGAATGCTGGGAGGCGGCATGCTTCCCAAGCTTCAGAACTGCATTAACGCCATAAAGAACGGCGTATCCAGGGTACATATCCTGGACGGACGCATTCCGCATTGCCTGCTGCTGGAAATCTTTACTGACAAGGGTATTGGAACCGCTATCTATAATTCCGAAGAAGACGAGAGGTATTATCATGGCTGA
- a CDS encoding aspartate aminotransferase family protein: MAEKQLMERAEQALYKVYNRFPVVFDHGEGVKLYDTEGNEYLDFGAGIAVMALGYGDEEYTKAVEDQLHKLTHISNLFYNQPSIEAGEKLLKASHMDKVFFTNSGTEAIEGALKIAKRFHYNKLHETMGDGCCGCEDTEPDMTGEIIAMNHSFHGRSLGALSVTGNAHYQEPFKPLVPGIRFADFNDLDSVKKLINSRTCAVIMETIQGEGGIYPATEEFLKGVRALCDEHDLLLILDEIQCGMGRSGEMFAWQHYGVKPDVMTVAKALGNGLPIGAFLACGKAAGAMVPGDHGTTYGGNPLVTAGASAVFDIFEKRRITDHVKEIGAYLYEKLEELSKEFDCVRGHRGMGLIQGLEFSVPAGPIVSKALLEQRLVLISAGTNIIRFVPPLVIEKADVDEMMKRLRTCLKIAF; encoded by the coding sequence ATGGCTGAGAAACAGTTGATGGAACGGGCGGAACAGGCCCTTTATAAGGTGTATAACCGTTTCCCTGTGGTATTTGACCATGGGGAGGGAGTGAAGCTCTACGATACAGAGGGAAATGAGTATCTGGATTTTGGCGCGGGCATTGCGGTCATGGCGCTGGGCTATGGGGATGAGGAGTATACAAAGGCCGTGGAGGACCAGCTTCACAAGCTGACCCATATCTCCAATCTGTTCTACAATCAGCCCTCCATTGAGGCGGGCGAGAAGCTGCTTAAGGCATCCCATATGGATAAGGTGTTCTTTACCAACAGCGGCACCGAGGCCATTGAGGGCGCTCTTAAGATTGCAAAGCGCTTTCACTATAATAAACTTCACGAGACCATGGGAGACGGCTGCTGCGGCTGTGAGGACACGGAGCCGGACATGACCGGGGAAATCATTGCCATGAATCATTCCTTTCATGGAAGGAGCCTGGGCGCCCTGTCCGTCACAGGCAATGCCCATTACCAGGAGCCCTTTAAGCCCCTTGTACCGGGAATCCGCTTCGCTGATTTCAACGACCTGGACAGTGTGAAGAAGCTGATTAACAGCAGGACATGTGCGGTAATCATGGAGACCATCCAGGGAGAGGGAGGTATCTATCCTGCCACGGAGGAATTCTTAAAAGGAGTCAGGGCCCTGTGCGATGAGCACGACCTGCTCCTTATACTGGATGAAATCCAGTGCGGGATGGGCCGTTCCGGGGAAATGTTTGCCTGGCAGCATTACGGTGTGAAGCCGGACGTGATGACAGTGGCCAAGGCGCTGGGAAACGGGCTTCCCATAGGTGCATTCCTGGCATGCGGCAAGGCGGCCGGTGCCATGGTTCCGGGCGACCACGGCACCACCTATGGCGGCAATCCACTGGTGACGGCGGGAGCCAGCGCAGTGTTTGATATTTTTGAGAAACGCCGTATCACGGACCATGTAAAGGAGATTGGCGCCTATCTCTACGAGAAGCTGGAGGAGCTGTCAAAGGAATTTGACTGCGTCAGGGGACACCGTGGAATGGGATTGATTCAGGGGCTGGAGTTCTCTGTACCGGCAGGACCTATTGTGTCAAAGGCGCTGCTGGAACAGAGGCTGGTGTTAATCAGCGCCGGGACCAATATTATCCGTTTTGTTCCGCCTCTGGTGATTGAAAAGGCGGATGTGGATGAGATGATGAAACGCCTTAGAACGTGTCTGAAAATTGCTTTCTGA
- a CDS encoding efflux RND transporter periplasmic adaptor subunit, which produces MGTEKKAGDSEEIQVLEGISESEEIDRRVEELMAPEEDGNGKKKKKSIRPDTGHRTPEGGFHPVRRFKGFSRKRKIITVLLLAAVVLFGFSRMSGGKKDMGIPVAVMPLAKQDVQEKLTVSGPVSGTDSVDVVSNIHAEITAMNVKEGDTVTKGQVLAVVDSTDLEREVQIAQNAYDLAVANKQEKDKEAALGYEKAVQDFQKASLDHSRNSQLFATGDISQMELETSANALNDARRQMEGYTVENGRGVADSSYGIQIQNAAFDLEKKREELDNTQIRSTIDGTVVRVNSKVGQFADKVEDDKPILSIENLEQLELEIKVSEFSIGKVKVGQMATITADILGGETAEGEVIKISPTGEEKGGGSTERVIPTTIRVDGGSSKLIAGITAKAELLIREAKDVFVVPTSALFDDGEVTYIAIVQDMKVKRIPVTMGVDGDVVVEVIPADGTVLEEGMQVITNPGPHLADGAAVLITK; this is translated from the coding sequence ATGGGAACAGAGAAAAAAGCCGGTGATTCAGAGGAAATCCAGGTTTTGGAAGGCATTTCAGAGTCAGAGGAGATTGACCGCCGCGTGGAGGAGCTGATGGCTCCGGAAGAGGATGGAAACGGAAAGAAAAAGAAAAAAAGCATAAGACCGGACACCGGACACCGTACGCCGGAGGGAGGATTCCACCCTGTCCGGCGCTTTAAGGGATTCAGCCGGAAACGTAAGATAATCACGGTCCTGCTACTGGCGGCAGTGGTTTTGTTTGGATTCTCCCGCATGTCAGGAGGAAAAAAGGATATGGGAATCCCTGTTGCCGTGATGCCTCTGGCAAAACAGGACGTTCAGGAAAAGCTCACGGTAAGCGGTCCTGTATCAGGAACAGACAGCGTGGACGTGGTGTCCAATATTCACGCGGAAATCACCGCCATGAATGTGAAGGAAGGCGATACCGTGACAAAGGGACAGGTACTGGCCGTGGTGGACAGCACGGACCTGGAGCGGGAAGTGCAGATTGCCCAGAACGCCTACGACCTGGCGGTGGCTAATAAGCAGGAAAAGGATAAGGAAGCAGCTCTTGGATACGAAAAGGCAGTCCAGGATTTCCAGAAGGCCAGCCTGGATCACAGCAGGAACAGCCAGCTCTTTGCCACCGGCGACATTTCCCAGATGGAACTGGAAACCAGCGCCAATGCCCTGAATGATGCCAGAAGGCAGATGGAAGGCTACACGGTTGAGAACGGAAGAGGTGTTGCGGATTCATCCTACGGCATTCAGATACAGAATGCGGCCTTTGATTTGGAGAAGAAAAGGGAAGAACTGGATAATACCCAGATAAGGAGCACCATTGACGGCACCGTGGTCCGTGTCAATTCCAAGGTGGGTCAGTTTGCGGATAAGGTGGAGGATGATAAACCCATTCTCAGCATTGAGAACCTGGAGCAGCTGGAGCTGGAAATCAAGGTGAGCGAGTTTTCCATCGGCAAGGTAAAGGTAGGACAGATGGCGACCATCACAGCGGATATCCTGGGCGGTGAGACCGCGGAAGGAGAAGTCATAAAGATATCGCCCACAGGCGAGGAAAAGGGCGGCGGTTCCACGGAGAGGGTCATCCCCACTACCATACGGGTGGACGGCGGGAGCTCGAAGCTTATTGCGGGAATCACGGCAAAAGCAGAACTGTTAATCAGGGAGGCAAAGGATGTTTTCGTAGTTCCCACATCGGCGCTTTTTGACGACGGGGAAGTGACATACATAGCCATTGTGCAGGATATGAAGGTGAAACGCATACCTGTGACCATGGGCGTGGACGGAGACGTGGTGGTGGAGGTCATTCCCGCTGACGGCACTGTGCTGGAGGAGGGAATGCAGGTCATCACCAATCCGGGCCCTCATCTGGCTGACGGTGCTGCCGTGCTGATCACCAAGTAG
- a CDS encoding ABC transporter ATP-binding protein yields MNKWMKFLHRDSIMQEDVHDGPLIKLENLVKIYDTGAIKVLGLKKINLTIERGEFVAIMGHSGSGKSTLMNILGCLDRPTLGHYYLDGIDVADMTPDQLSDIRNRKIGFVFQSFNLISRTSALKNVELPMTYARVPKAKRAVRARLLLERVGLGARKEHMPNELSGGQRQRVAIARALANEPPLILADEPTGNLDTASSVEIMELFTKLHQEGATVVLVTHEEDIAAFAHRVIRFSDGQIQSDKLNVARVVSGNGKGGEQDAD; encoded by the coding sequence ATGAATAAGTGGATGAAGTTTTTGCACAGGGACAGCATAATGCAGGAAGATGTCCATGACGGCCCCCTGATTAAGCTGGAGAATCTGGTCAAGATATATGATACCGGAGCCATCAAGGTACTGGGACTTAAAAAGATAAACCTTACCATCGAAAGAGGAGAGTTTGTGGCCATTATGGGACACTCCGGTTCCGGAAAGTCCACCCTGATGAATATACTTGGGTGCCTGGACCGGCCCACCCTGGGCCACTATTACCTGGACGGCATTGACGTGGCGGACATGACGCCGGACCAGCTCTCCGATATCAGAAACCGGAAAATCGGGTTTGTATTCCAGTCCTTTAACCTGATATCCAGGACATCGGCCCTTAAGAATGTGGAGCTGCCCATGACCTATGCCAGGGTGCCAAAGGCCAAACGGGCGGTCAGGGCCCGGCTGCTTTTGGAGCGGGTAGGGCTGGGAGCCAGAAAGGAACATATGCCCAATGAGCTCTCCGGTGGCCAGAGGCAGAGGGTTGCCATAGCCAGGGCCCTGGCCAATGAACCGCCGTTGATTCTGGCAGACGAGCCCACAGGAAACCTGGATACCGCCTCCTCAGTGGAAATCATGGAGCTGTTTACAAAGCTTCACCAGGAAGGGGCCACCGTGGTGCTGGTTACCCATGAGGAGGATATAGCGGCCTTTGCCCACCGCGTTATTCGGTTCAGCGACGGACAGATACAGAGTGACAAGCTGAATGTGGCCCGGGTGGTTTCAGGGAATGGAAAGGGAGGAGAGCAGGATGCTGATTGA
- a CDS encoding ABC transporter permease, with amino-acid sequence MLIENMKMAFSAIRSNKMRSALTMLGIIIGIGSVIAIVSIGDTMRGLFSDLYKDVGITQAYVSIGYWVDDVRQSDYFNLDEMERAREAFKDQVAYIDSSAFTSSDAEYKRTKIKFGYQGIDYNYQDVQPVNVVYGRYLNEGDILGRRKNVVMDTKSAQMLFGTENAVGRSFRTTLYGSTDDFTVVGVYRKETNALQALMMGGSNDKGSAFMPYTLLTWPNDNFYQLHVYAKEDVNLDQFFSQFKAYAAKMHGRQPEDMYMYTAMQEMTSVDSMMGNLSMAVGGIAAISLLVGGIGIMNIMLVSVTERTREIGIRKALGARTRDVLIQFLTESAILSACGGIIGVILGVGTVSLGGFLLGFAVVIKPGVIIVAVSFSAVVGIFFGLYPASKAAQADPIDALRYE; translated from the coding sequence ATGCTGATTGAAAACATGAAGATGGCGTTTTCAGCCATCCGGTCCAATAAGATGCGCTCCGCCCTGACCATGCTGGGAATCATAATCGGCATTGGTTCCGTCATAGCCATCGTGTCCATCGGAGATACCATGCGGGGACTTTTCTCGGATTTGTACAAGGACGTGGGTATTACCCAGGCATATGTTTCCATTGGTTACTGGGTGGATGATGTGCGGCAGAGCGATTACTTTAACCTGGACGAGATGGAGCGGGCCAGGGAGGCGTTTAAGGACCAGGTGGCTTATATAGACAGCAGCGCCTTTACCAGCAGTGATGCAGAGTATAAGCGGACTAAGATTAAATTTGGTTATCAGGGAATTGATTACAATTACCAGGACGTCCAGCCGGTGAATGTGGTGTACGGCCGTTATCTCAACGAGGGAGACATCCTGGGAAGAAGGAAGAATGTGGTCATGGATACCAAGAGCGCCCAGATGCTGTTCGGCACTGAGAATGCGGTTGGACGGTCTTTCAGGACCACCTTATATGGCTCTACCGACGACTTTACGGTGGTGGGAGTGTACCGCAAGGAGACCAACGCCCTCCAGGCCCTGATGATGGGCGGCAGCAATGACAAGGGTTCGGCATTCATGCCTTACACCCTGCTGACCTGGCCCAATGATAATTTTTACCAGCTCCATGTGTACGCAAAGGAAGATGTGAACCTGGACCAGTTCTTCAGCCAGTTCAAGGCATATGCTGCCAAGATGCACGGCAGGCAGCCGGAGGATATGTACATGTACACGGCCATGCAGGAAATGACCTCGGTGGACAGCATGATGGGAAACCTGTCCATGGCAGTGGGCGGTATCGCGGCCATTTCACTGCTGGTAGGCGGCATCGGCATCATGAATATCATGCTGGTGTCCGTGACGGAGCGCACCAGGGAAATCGGCATCAGGAAAGCCCTGGGCGCAAGGACCAGAGATGTGCTGATTCAGTTTTTAACGGAGTCAGCCATATTGTCAGCCTGCGGCGGCATTATCGGAGTCATACTGGGAGTGGGAACCGTATCCCTGGGGGGATTCCTGCTGGGATTTGCGGTGGTCATAAAACCGGGGGTCATCATAGTTGCGGTGTCATTCTCGGCAGTGGTGGGTATCTTCTTTGGACTGTATCCGGCTTCCAAGGCAGCCCAGGCAGACCCCATAGACGCGCTGCGTTACGAATAG
- a CDS encoding TolC family protein has protein sequence MRRMNGTWKRAGAIGLALMLVPAQGMLRPVTAWASPEFAYSAEKWAALRDDVLEYGELADLIHEYNATVINNRLEYDEYRGKDHDEMKNAYQDIADRLYDSSDKMMDSVNEDQPGYAGTAVGAISARLQAEQNQELADSQNEDGRVKKLEYDRQEAVLVKDAQTKMISYWQKAKARPALEEDVNQARSRYEAMAVKAGQGMATQAELLGAREKMEAAQAALETNGRERDGLRRELCVMTGWDHDARPDIREVPVPDAGEMDQIDLELDKERALEQNFTQSANERRLTFTGNGSQWDVMNQKVETGRRQIAADVEAKYKLLEQARADYEQAAGEFELARTGAQTAERKYSLGMISKNEYTQQQGTMVSSQSACDTAGLKYRQALEDYRWAVNGLAQTEGA, from the coding sequence GTGAGACGGATGAACGGTACATGGAAGAGAGCAGGAGCCATTGGATTGGCCCTGATGCTGGTCCCGGCCCAGGGTATGCTGCGGCCGGTGACTGCGTGGGCCAGCCCGGAATTTGCCTATTCTGCGGAAAAATGGGCGGCGTTGAGGGATGATGTGCTGGAATACGGGGAGCTGGCTGACCTGATCCATGAATACAATGCCACGGTCATCAATAACCGTCTGGAATACGATGAATACAGAGGCAAGGACCACGATGAAATGAAGAATGCCTACCAGGACATTGCTGACAGGCTTTACGATTCCAGCGACAAGATGATGGATTCCGTCAATGAGGACCAGCCGGGATACGCGGGGACAGCGGTGGGGGCCATAAGCGCCCGTCTTCAGGCTGAACAGAACCAGGAGCTGGCTGATTCCCAGAATGAGGACGGACGGGTAAAGAAACTGGAGTACGACAGACAGGAGGCCGTCCTTGTAAAGGATGCCCAGACAAAGATGATATCCTACTGGCAGAAGGCCAAGGCGCGTCCTGCCCTGGAAGAAGATGTGAACCAGGCCAGGTCAAGGTATGAAGCCATGGCAGTGAAAGCCGGCCAGGGCATGGCCACTCAGGCTGAGCTGCTTGGGGCCCGGGAAAAGATGGAGGCAGCCCAGGCAGCCCTGGAGACCAACGGCAGGGAACGGGACGGACTTCGCAGAGAGCTCTGCGTCATGACCGGATGGGATCACGATGCCCGGCCGGATATCAGGGAAGTGCCGGTGCCGGACGCCGGGGAGATGGATCAGATTGACCTGGAGCTGGATAAGGAAAGGGCCCTGGAGCAGAACTTTACCCAGTCAGCCAATGAGCGCCGTCTAACCTTTACAGGCAACGGGTCCCAGTGGGATGTGATGAATCAGAAGGTGGAGACAGGCCGCAGGCAGATTGCGGCGGATGTGGAAGCCAAGTATAAGCTTTTGGAGCAGGCTAGGGCTGATTATGAACAGGCCGCGGGCGAGTTTGAGCTGGCCCGTACCGGGGCTCAGACAGCCGAGCGCAAATACAGCCTGGGCATGATTTCCAAAAATGAATATACACAGCAGCAGGGAACCATGGTCTCCAGCCAGTCCGCATGCGACACAGCGGGCCTGAAATACAGGCAGGCCCTGGAGGATTACAGATGGGCGGTCAATGGCCTTGCACAGACAGAGGGGGCATAG
- a CDS encoding TolC family protein: MVKKCLLLCIGILFACQHPLEVHADAMPDVIRYEELETLVKAYSPQIQMEQAQYDSRLARYENAREEIMETRRLLREEAEDLEKDGDKDSASQYRAQAKTLEDAAKDMDKQIRSAQGSQASMSLRRMEDTVLWTAQNLMGTYNTLKAEQEAALAQAEWKQSQYEKLLRQVQTGSASAAQADQAGKEADGAAARAKAARDEMERVKKELLILTGYPEGSQTEIGPMPAPRPERVREMGGSVDKWRALGNNYSLREQRSGGASSNKELHARQRDIRQSEEAMYGQLDTLYQDVLASQTLWTSALTSMESQEAAFQAASNKLALGMLSRQEYLEAKAAYMDAAAAKERADAGFQQAMDTYDWALKGFMT, translated from the coding sequence ATGGTGAAAAAATGTTTACTGCTCTGCATCGGCATCCTCTTTGCCTGCCAGCATCCTCTGGAGGTCCATGCAGACGCAATGCCCGACGTCATTCGCTATGAGGAACTGGAGACTCTGGTGAAAGCCTACAGCCCCCAGATACAGATGGAACAGGCGCAGTATGACAGCCGCCTGGCACGGTATGAAAATGCCAGAGAGGAAATCATGGAAACCAGACGGCTTCTCAGGGAGGAGGCCGAGGATCTGGAGAAGGACGGCGACAAAGACAGTGCCAGCCAGTACCGGGCCCAGGCCAAGACACTGGAGGATGCGGCCAAGGATATGGATAAGCAGATACGGTCGGCCCAGGGCAGCCAGGCATCCATGTCCCTTCGCAGGATGGAGGATACCGTGCTCTGGACCGCCCAGAATCTCATGGGCACCTATAATACCCTTAAAGCGGAACAGGAGGCTGCTCTGGCTCAGGCAGAGTGGAAACAGAGCCAGTATGAGAAGCTGCTGCGCCAGGTCCAGACAGGAAGCGCTTCTGCCGCCCAGGCGGACCAGGCGGGAAAGGAAGCCGATGGGGCTGCCGCCAGGGCAAAGGCTGCCCGGGACGAGATGGAACGGGTGAAGAAGGAATTACTCATTCTAACCGGATATCCGGAAGGATCCCAGACGGAAATCGGTCCCATGCCCGCGCCCCGGCCGGAGCGTGTCCGTGAGATGGGAGGCAGCGTCGACAAATGGCGGGCACTGGGAAACAATTATTCCCTGAGGGAACAAAGGAGCGGGGGAGCCAGCTCCAATAAAGAACTTCATGCCCGCCAGCGTGATATCCGCCAGAGCGAGGAGGCAATGTACGGTCAGCTGGATACCCTGTATCAGGATGTCCTGGCCAGCCAGACTCTCTGGACCAGCGCCTTAACGTCCATGGAATCACAGGAAGCCGCGTTTCAGGCCGCGTCCAACAAGCTGGCCCTGGGAATGCTGTCGCGCCAGGAATATCTGGAGGCAAAAGCGGCCTACATGGACGCCGCTGCTGCCAAAGAAAGGGCAGACGCAGGTTTCCAGCAGGCCATGGATACATATGACTGGGCTCTGAAAGGTTTCATGACATAA